CCAGGCCGGACTGCACGAGCTCCTTGATGCCGAAGGGCTCCAGCATCCGGAGCATCGCCTCCAGCTTGTCGGAACTGCCGGTGGCCTCGATGGTCACCGCATCGGGTGACACGTCGACCGTCTTGGCGCGGAACAGCTGGACGATCTCGACGATCTGCGACCGGGTGTCGTTGTCGGCGCGGACCTTCACCAGGACCAGTTCGCGCTGGATCGCAGCGGTCTGGTCGAGTTCGACGATCTTTATCACGTTGACCAGCTTGTTGAGCTGCTTGGTGACCTGCTCCAGCGGGAGGTCCTCGACGTTGACCACGATCGTCATCCGGGAGATGTCCGGGTGCTCGGTCGGGCCGACCGCGAGGGAGTCGATGTTGAATCCCCGACGGGAGAACAGGGCGGCGATGCGGGCGAGCACGCCGGGCTTGTTCTCGACCAGGACGGAGAGGGTGTGCTTGGACATTTCGTAGCTCTCTCTGGTTCTGGTGGTCGGGGGTCAGT
The sequence above is a segment of the Kitasatospora sp. NBC_00240 genome. Coding sequences within it:
- the ilvN gene encoding acetolactate synthase small subunit, which gives rise to MSKHTLSVLVENKPGVLARIAALFSRRGFNIDSLAVGPTEHPDISRMTIVVNVEDLPLEQVTKQLNKLVNVIKIVELDQTAAIQRELVLVKVRADNDTRSQIVEIVQLFRAKTVDVSPDAVTIEATGSSDKLEAMLRMLEPFGIKELVQSGLVAIGRGARSITDRSLRALDRSA